The following coding sequences are from one Bacteroidota bacterium window:
- a CDS encoding TolC family protein — protein MRGISILVLMLVFSGCVQLQPERDLELVQAEVIARTGYHFAYFNDTSEQALLRKHVRDLLRDSLEADEAVQIALANNRQLQAKYEAVGIAQADLVQAGLFENPVLGAHVGFPVSADHAPDLAFSVSFNFLDLFHAPLRKRIASSMLEETRLALTASVMAHTGQVLQAYYDVQAAMQVFDMLSQVSRGAEAAYEAAKLLHDAGNIPAIDLYAEQAFYEQSRLELLNAEVMVQQQREQLNQLMGIWGSDLMWKLPPMLPEPDGLLPELDETEQLAIEASIDLALAAQQIEVYAQKAGLVNATSLLPHLELGLDAEREESWEIGPEVEFPLPIFDTGAAKRARSAAEIRRQQAHYYALAVNVRAQARLLAQQLRTAYQSVEHIRQVLLPLRSRIASETQGQFNAMQVGLFQLLAARQQEILAGKQYLDALAQYWTVKTAYDLLLYGKLPASVKSTATNGASAPVERGH, from the coding sequence ATGAGAGGGATAAGTATCCTGGTTTTGATGCTCGTGTTCTCGGGTTGTGTGCAACTGCAGCCGGAAAGAGATCTGGAACTGGTTCAGGCTGAAGTAATTGCTCGTACGGGCTATCATTTTGCCTACTTCAATGATACCAGCGAACAGGCGCTTTTGCGTAAGCATGTTCGTGACTTACTGAGGGACTCCCTTGAAGCCGATGAAGCAGTTCAGATTGCATTGGCGAATAACCGGCAATTACAGGCTAAGTATGAAGCAGTCGGCATCGCGCAAGCAGATCTGGTGCAGGCAGGTTTGTTTGAGAATCCTGTTTTGGGCGCGCATGTTGGTTTTCCAGTTTCAGCGGACCACGCGCCTGATCTTGCCTTTTCTGTATCGTTCAATTTTCTGGATCTGTTTCATGCACCGCTACGGAAAAGAATCGCTTCCTCCATGTTGGAAGAGACCCGTCTGGCGCTTACAGCAAGCGTTATGGCACACACGGGGCAAGTTCTGCAGGCCTATTACGATGTGCAGGCAGCAATGCAGGTGTTTGACATGCTGTCGCAAGTGTCACGCGGTGCAGAAGCTGCATATGAAGCTGCAAAACTGTTACACGATGCCGGTAATATCCCGGCTATAGACTTGTATGCTGAGCAGGCATTTTATGAGCAATCCCGATTAGAGCTGCTCAATGCGGAAGTGATGGTTCAGCAGCAGCGGGAGCAACTCAATCAATTGATGGGCATCTGGGGAAGCGATTTAATGTGGAAACTGCCGCCTATGCTTCCGGAGCCAGATGGGTTATTGCCAGAATTGGACGAGACTGAGCAACTAGCCATCGAAGCGAGTATCGACCTGGCACTTGCTGCTCAGCAAATCGAGGTTTATGCACAAAAAGCCGGCCTCGTCAATGCCACTTCTCTGTTGCCGCATCTCGAACTGGGTTTGGATGCTGAACGAGAGGAAAGCTGGGAGATAGGGCCAGAGGTTGAATTCCCTTTACCCATTTTTGATACCGGTGCAGCGAAACGTGCGCGTTCAGCGGCAGAAATTCGCCGTCAGCAAGCACACTACTACGCGCTGGCAGTCAACGTGCGGGCGCAAGCCCGGCTCCTGGCTCAACAACTCAGGACTGCTTACCAATCAGTGGAGCATATCCGTCAGGTATTGTTGCCGCTACGCAGCCGCATTGCATCTGAAACCCAGGGGCAATTTAATGCCATGCAAGTAGGTCTTTTCCAACTGCTTGCTGCCCGCCAGCAAGAGATTCTTGCCGGCAAACAATACCTGGATGCCCTTGCGCAGTACTGGACAGTAAAAACTGCCTACGACTTGCTCCTTTATGGAAAACTACCTGCTTCGGTTAAATCTACAGCTACAAATGGTGCATCCGCACCGGTAGAGAGAGGACACTAA